One region of Chryseobacterium sp. SORGH_AS_0447 genomic DNA includes:
- a CDS encoding helix-turn-helix domain-containing protein codes for MNNHFFDLIEHTNRSVFLTGKAGTGKTTFLNDFVKRTRKKHIVVAPTGIAAINAGGVTIHSMFGLPLRTFLPTTERIDTSLANNIADLMPHFKYRKDKLKLLREVEIIIIDEVSMLRADVLDMMDFSLRFIRRNNQRFGGVQMLFIGDLYQLPPVVRDEHILKMYYNSPFFFDSHAIKEIPLITIELTKVYRQSDEDFLAILNAIRDGDIANIDFEKLNKRYDPDFSSEDEPYVYLCSHNKMADDINQEKLDEIKVSAKTYEAKLFGEFRENQFPNEQFLDLKIGAQIMFIRNDVSGEKRYFNGKLGEISALDENEIKVILDGSEREITVKREVWEQKKYFLDTDKNIKEEVLGSFEQFPIKLAWAVTIHKSQGLTFDRVIIDAGKSFTAGQVYVALSRCRTLEGIVLKSRITPEVIFKDNRILYFHTDTVANDKVEAILNNEKYDYSIKKVLRTVDCLWFLNEVEEWNKLSVATKSIDHVKTNQLYVQLKHEIVNLGKIYEKLQRVISQKVNNFIEQKEEWSEIESKTKGAVNFFFTEIRYKVFNPLKDFYAEIKGTKGLKQYNEEFRVWLEDVEEYLNSLKEIHLLETKLLDEKNNQEVSMKIAKVPSQVLTFQLFEQGKTIAEIALERGLVKETVFGHLAKFAEQGLLDISRVITSDKIKAFEELFYKDRKETLTEWKNALPSHFEFNEIRILINHFTYLKEKSQS; via the coding sequence ATGAACAATCATTTTTTTGACTTAATAGAACACACCAACCGAAGCGTATTTTTAACGGGAAAAGCCGGAACGGGAAAGACGACTTTCCTTAATGATTTTGTAAAACGCACCAGAAAAAAACACATTGTCGTTGCTCCCACTGGGATTGCAGCCATCAATGCAGGTGGCGTTACCATTCACTCCATGTTCGGATTACCGCTGAGAACTTTCTTACCGACGACTGAAAGAATAGATACCAGTCTGGCAAATAATATTGCCGACCTGATGCCGCATTTCAAGTACCGTAAAGATAAATTAAAGCTTCTCCGGGAAGTAGAGATCATCATCATCGATGAGGTTTCGATGCTACGGGCTGATGTGCTGGATATGATGGATTTCTCCCTGAGATTCATCAGAAGGAACAACCAGCGTTTCGGGGGGGTACAGATGTTGTTCATCGGGGATCTGTACCAGCTGCCGCCGGTGGTGCGGGATGAGCATATTTTAAAAATGTATTATAATTCCCCATTCTTTTTCGATAGTCATGCGATCAAGGAAATTCCACTGATCACCATTGAGCTAACAAAAGTTTACCGACAGTCCGACGAGGATTTTCTGGCGATTTTAAATGCCATCCGTGACGGCGATATTGCCAATATCGATTTTGAAAAGCTGAATAAAAGATACGATCCGGATTTCAGTTCGGAGGATGAGCCTTATGTTTACCTGTGTTCGCACAATAAAATGGCAGATGATATCAACCAGGAAAAGCTGGATGAAATTAAAGTATCGGCCAAAACGTATGAAGCCAAACTTTTCGGAGAATTCAGGGAGAACCAGTTTCCAAACGAGCAGTTCCTGGACCTGAAAATTGGCGCGCAGATCATGTTTATCCGGAATGATGTGTCGGGGGAGAAGCGGTATTTCAACGGAAAGCTGGGGGAAATTTCTGCCCTTGATGAAAACGAAATTAAAGTGATCCTCGACGGAAGCGAAAGGGAAATTACGGTAAAAAGAGAGGTCTGGGAACAGAAAAAATATTTCCTGGACACCGATAAAAATATCAAGGAAGAAGTATTGGGAAGCTTCGAACAGTTTCCGATCAAGCTGGCCTGGGCAGTTACGATCCATAAAAGCCAGGGATTGACGTTTGACAGGGTCATCATCGATGCCGGAAAGAGTTTTACGGCCGGGCAGGTGTATGTGGCTTTGTCCCGTTGCCGCACGCTGGAAGGAATTGTTTTAAAATCCAGAATCACACCGGAAGTTATTTTCAAAGATAACAGGATCCTGTATTTCCATACCGATACGGTGGCCAATGATAAAGTGGAAGCCATCCTGAATAACGAAAAGTACGATTACAGCATCAAAAAAGTTCTCCGTACGGTCGACTGCTTGTGGTTTTTGAATGAAGTGGAAGAATGGAATAAACTGTCGGTGGCTACGAAAAGCATTGACCACGTAAAAACCAATCAGCTGTACGTGCAGCTGAAGCATGAGATTGTCAATCTTGGAAAAATCTACGAAAAGCTGCAACGGGTAATTTCGCAGAAGGTTAATAACTTCATCGAGCAGAAAGAAGAATGGTCGGAGATTGAAAGCAAAACGAAAGGCGCCGTTAATTTCTTTTTTACAGAGATCCGGTATAAGGTTTTTAATCCGCTGAAAGATTTTTATGCGGAGATCAAGGGAACCAAAGGCTTAAAACAATATAATGAAGAATTCCGGGTATGGCTTGAAGATGTGGAAGAATACCTGAACAGCCTGAAGGAAATCCATCTGTTGGAAACCAAGCTGCTGGACGAAAAAAACAATCAGGAAGTGAGCATGAAAATCGCCAAAGTCCCGTCCCAGGTTCTGACGTTCCAGTTATTTGAGCAGGGAAAAACCATTGCCGAAATCGCTTTGGAAAGAGGGTTGGTCAAAGAAACGGTATTCGGACACCTGGCAAAATTCGCAGAACAGGGTTTGCTTGATATTTCCAGGGTTATTACCTCCGATAAAATCAAAGCTTTCGAAGAACTTTTCTACAAAGACCGGAAAGAGACTTTAACGGAATGGAAGAATGCGCTGCCGAGCCATTTTGAATTCAATGAAATCAGGATTTTGATTAATCATTTTACGTATCTGAAGGAGAAGTCTCAGTCTTGA
- the hemH gene encoding ferrochelatase, with product MKGILLVNLGSPRSTAVEDVKEYLDEFLMDERVIDYRWFFRALLVQGIILNTRPKKSAEAYKTVWTDEGSPLIVITEKIQKKLQKLVDVPVEIGMRYAQPSIEAGIQKLVDQGVSEIVLFPLYPQYAMSTTETVIEKAEEVRKEKFPKIKINYIQPFYDRDIYINCLAESIKEKLPENFDALQFSYHGVPERHIYKTDPTKTCNLNDCCSRESNPSHKFCYRHQCFTTTNKVIEKLNIPKEKTIVSFQSRLGKDKWIEPYTDETLETIPGKGVKNLAIVCPAFVSDCLETLEEISVEGKHQFTHAGGESFHYIPCLNDEDRWIEVVKTLCEEKLHEFYLV from the coding sequence ATGAAAGGAATTTTATTAGTCAACCTAGGATCACCAAGGTCAACTGCAGTAGAAGATGTAAAAGAATATCTGGATGAATTCCTGATGGACGAGCGGGTAATCGACTACCGTTGGTTTTTCCGTGCGCTGCTGGTACAGGGGATTATTCTTAATACAAGGCCTAAAAAGTCTGCTGAAGCCTATAAAACGGTATGGACGGACGAAGGTTCCCCTCTCATTGTTATTACCGAAAAAATCCAGAAAAAGCTGCAGAAGCTGGTGGATGTTCCGGTGGAAATCGGGATGAGGTATGCCCAGCCGAGCATTGAAGCGGGAATTCAGAAGCTGGTGGATCAGGGAGTTTCGGAAATCGTTCTTTTTCCGCTCTATCCGCAATATGCGATGAGTACTACAGAGACCGTTATTGAAAAAGCAGAAGAAGTACGAAAGGAAAAGTTTCCGAAAATAAAGATCAATTACATCCAGCCTTTCTATGACAGGGATATTTATATCAATTGTCTTGCGGAAAGCATTAAGGAGAAGCTTCCTGAAAACTTCGACGCTTTACAGTTTTCCTATCACGGGGTTCCGGAGAGGCATATCTATAAAACCGATCCTACGAAAACCTGTAACCTGAACGACTGCTGTTCGAGGGAAAGCAATCCCAGCCACAAGTTCTGCTACCGTCACCAGTGTTTTACTACCACCAACAAGGTGATTGAAAAGCTCAACATTCCGAAAGAGAAAACGATTGTTTCGTTTCAGTCACGGTTAGGAAAAGATAAATGGATTGAACCTTATACCGACGAAACGTTGGAAACGATCCCGGGAAAAGGAGTAAAAAACCTGGCCATTGTCTGTCCGGCCTTCGTTTCAGACTGCCTGGAAACACTGGAAGAGATTTCTGTAGAAGGAAAGCACCAGTTTACCCACGCCGGAGGAGAAAGCTTCCATTATATACCCTGCCTGAATGATGAAGACCGTTGGATCGAAGTTGTAAAAACACTTTGCGAAGAAAAGCTCCATGAGTTTTATCTGGTATAA
- a CDS encoding gamma carbonic anhydrase family protein — translation MALIKELLGKSPQIGENTFLAETATIIGDVTMGRDCSIWYNAVIRGDVHYIKMGDKVNVQDNAMLHCTYQKHPLNIGNNVSIGHNAIVHGCTIKDNVLIGMGSIVMDDCLVEENSIVGAGSVVTQGTHIKSGEVWGGVPARKIKDINSQLLEGEVNRIADNYVKYSSWYKENAVNKVNGE, via the coding sequence ATGGCACTGATCAAAGAACTTTTAGGAAAATCACCACAGATAGGGGAAAACACATTTTTAGCGGAAACCGCCACGATCATCGGGGACGTCACGATGGGAAGAGACTGCAGCATCTGGTATAATGCCGTGATCCGCGGTGATGTGCATTACATCAAAATGGGAGACAAAGTAAATGTTCAGGATAATGCCATGCTGCACTGCACTTACCAGAAACATCCGTTAAATATCGGGAACAATGTCTCCATCGGCCATAATGCCATTGTTCACGGCTGTACGATCAAAGATAATGTTCTCATCGGAATGGGCTCTATTGTTATGGATGACTGCCTGGTGGAAGAAAACTCAATCGTAGGTGCGGGTTCGGTCGTAACACAGGGAACGCACATCAAATCCGGAGAAGTCTGGGGTGGAGTGCCTGCAAGAAAAATCAAGGATATCAATTCCCAATTGCTGGAAGGAGAAGTGAACAGGATTGCAGACAATTATGTAAAATATTCTTCCTGGTATAAGGAAAATGCGGTGAATAAGGTTAATGGTGAATAG
- a CDS encoding LLM class flavin-dependent oxidoreductase yields MKNFEISVLDLAPVKQGKTVHDTFQDSLSLANHAESLDYKRFWLAEHHNMESIASSATSVLIGFIANGTKKIRVGSGGIMLPNHSSLVIAEQFGTLESLFPGRIDLGLGRAPGTDGLTAKALGRNPAIINEQFPRQILELQKYFSKENSNALVRAIPGEGLDIPLYILGSSTDSAFLAAELGLPYAFAGHFAPEQMEMAFNIYREHFEPSKYLDQPYVIACVNGVAAETSEEAHKISTTLFQAFINIIRNDRKPFAPPVDNMDDIWSPMERSMVLQKLRYTFIGHQSEIEQQLKTFQEKFNVDELMINSHIYDHQKRLASYHIFRKAKNAVFGE; encoded by the coding sequence ATGAAAAATTTCGAAATATCAGTGTTGGATCTTGCGCCGGTAAAACAAGGGAAAACGGTTCATGATACGTTTCAGGACAGTCTGTCTCTGGCCAACCATGCTGAAAGTTTAGATTATAAAAGATTCTGGCTGGCGGAACATCACAATATGGAAAGTATAGCGAGTTCTGCAACCTCGGTCCTGATCGGTTTCATTGCCAACGGAACAAAAAAAATAAGAGTAGGATCGGGGGGAATTATGCTTCCGAACCACAGTTCGCTGGTAATTGCCGAGCAGTTCGGAACATTGGAATCCCTTTTCCCGGGGCGGATTGATCTTGGTTTGGGGAGAGCTCCTGGAACCGACGGACTTACGGCTAAGGCATTGGGAAGAAATCCGGCCATCATCAACGAGCAGTTTCCGAGACAGATCCTGGAATTGCAGAAATATTTCTCCAAGGAAAATTCAAACGCGCTGGTCCGGGCCATTCCGGGGGAAGGACTGGATATTCCGTTGTATATCCTTGGTTCCAGTACCGACAGTGCCTTTCTGGCTGCCGAATTGGGACTTCCGTATGCTTTTGCAGGGCATTTTGCCCCGGAGCAGATGGAAATGGCGTTCAACATTTATAGGGAACATTTTGAGCCTTCAAAATATTTGGATCAGCCTTATGTTATTGCCTGCGTAAATGGCGTTGCCGCAGAGACTTCAGAAGAAGCACATAAAATCTCCACGACGTTGTTCCAGGCATTTATCAATATCATCCGGAACGACAGAAAGCCTTTCGCGCCGCCGGTAGACAATATGGATGACATCTGGTCGCCGATGGAAAGATCGATGGTATTGCAGAAGCTGAGGTATACCTTTATCGGACATCAGTCTGAGATCGAGCAACAGCTGAAAACATTCCAGGAAAAATTCAATGTAGATGAGCTGATGATCAATTCCCACATCTACGATCATCAGAAAAGACTGGCGTCTTATCATATTTTCAGAAAAGCCAAAAACGCCGTATTCGGCGAATAA
- the ribB gene encoding 3,4-dihydroxy-2-butanone-4-phosphate synthase has product MSDIKLNTIPEAIEDLKNGKIIIVVDDEDRENEGDFLCAAELTTPEIINFMALHGRGLICMPLPEKRCDELGLEVMVSRSSDPKETAFTVSVDLLGNGTSTGISAADRAKTILALMDENSKPTDFMRPGHIFPLRARKGGVLKRAGHTEAAIDLTCLAGLKEGGVICEIMNEDGSMSRLPELYAFAQKHDMKIVSIEDLIHYQLKKGNLIERLEERKVKTAYGDFDFYAFRETSNDQIHFALTKGSWTVNEPVLVRVQSSDSYFDVLTRLNNGEKPLLEKVTNMVNEAGKGAIIFINNVSNAENTLKKLQQFLNYQDGQQQHPTLAFNYRDYGIGTQILKNLGINKFKVITQNPNIKPQVGGYDVEVTEMVQL; this is encoded by the coding sequence ATGTCTGATATTAAGTTAAATACTATTCCTGAGGCTATCGAAGACCTTAAAAATGGTAAAATAATCATAGTAGTGGATGATGAGGACAGAGAAAACGAAGGTGATTTTCTTTGTGCAGCTGAACTTACGACCCCTGAAATTATCAACTTTATGGCGCTTCACGGAAGAGGGCTGATCTGTATGCCGCTTCCAGAAAAACGATGCGATGAGCTGGGCCTTGAAGTAATGGTAAGCAGAAGCAGCGACCCGAAAGAAACGGCTTTTACCGTTTCGGTTGACCTTTTGGGTAACGGAACATCTACCGGAATTTCAGCAGCGGACCGGGCAAAAACCATTCTTGCTTTGATGGATGAGAATTCCAAGCCGACCGATTTTATGAGACCGGGGCATATTTTCCCGCTACGTGCCAGAAAAGGAGGCGTTCTTAAAAGAGCAGGACATACGGAAGCAGCCATCGATTTGACTTGTCTTGCAGGTTTGAAAGAAGGTGGGGTAATCTGCGAGATCATGAATGAAGACGGATCCATGTCGCGTTTGCCGGAGCTGTATGCTTTTGCGCAGAAGCATGATATGAAAATCGTTTCTATCGAAGACCTGATCCATTATCAGCTTAAAAAAGGAAACCTGATTGAAAGACTTGAAGAAAGAAAGGTAAAAACCGCTTACGGCGATTTCGATTTCTATGCCTTCCGGGAAACTTCCAATGATCAGATCCATTTTGCTTTAACGAAAGGAAGCTGGACAGTAAACGAACCGGTATTGGTGAGGGTGCAGTCTTCAGATTCATATTTTGATGTACTGACAAGGTTAAACAACGGTGAAAAGCCTTTGCTTGAGAAAGTAACCAATATGGTGAATGAAGCGGGGAAAGGTGCTATTATTTTTATCAATAACGTTTCAAATGCTGAAAATACGCTGAAAAAATTACAGCAGTTCCTGAATTATCAGGATGGCCAACAGCAGCATCCGACCCTGGCGTTCAATTACAGAGATTACGGTATCGGAACACAGATCCTCAAAAATTTAGGAATCAATAAATTTAAAGTAATCACCCAAAATCCGAACATTAAGCCTCAGGTTGGAGGATATGATGTGGAGGTTACCGAAATGGTGCAGCTTTAG
- a CDS encoding T9SS type A sorting domain-containing protein: MKGKQEAGVVELVSLTGKKEISEKVKLTDGANRVEIQLSNNMLPGIYIVTVNGQKAGNLIKK, from the coding sequence TTGAAGGGAAAGCAGGAAGCGGGAGTAGTGGAATTGGTGAGCCTGACCGGTAAAAAAGAAATTTCCGAAAAAGTAAAGTTAACGGATGGAGCAAACAGGGTGGAAATTCAGCTTTCAAACAATATGCTTCCGGGAATCTATATCGTCACTGTGAACGGACAAAAAGCTGGAAACTTAATTAAAAAGTAA
- a CDS encoding YwqG family protein, with amino-acid sequence MIPEFLNKFKADLERFRMEMVEIQAIAVSAQEPVSITGSKFLGKPYLPKNTEYPKDQNNKPMILWAQINFSEVPQLDGYPDSGILQLYMSSDDWYDTTDYKIMFHDDTAEEAQDDFSFLTEDLYDEVPIYKEHRLIFTKDTKFGSSEDHRFSMQFDGKEFWEFRDTLNHTEQEEIDKIIDGAGHHIGGYAFFTQSDPRDYTEDKENDLLLLQIDTDDEIMFGDSGVAHLFINPKDLANKKFDKAWFYWDCC; translated from the coding sequence ATGATACCTGAATTTTTAAATAAATTCAAAGCCGATCTTGAAAGATTCCGAATGGAAATGGTAGAAATTCAAGCAATTGCTGTTTCTGCTCAAGAGCCTGTCTCCATTACAGGAAGCAAATTTTTAGGCAAGCCTTACCTTCCTAAAAATACGGAATACCCCAAAGATCAGAATAACAAGCCAATGATTCTCTGGGCACAGATCAATTTCAGTGAAGTTCCCCAGCTTGACGGATATCCAGACTCAGGCATACTACAATTATACATGTCTTCAGATGATTGGTACGACACTACCGATTATAAGATTATGTTCCATGATGATACTGCAGAGGAGGCTCAGGATGATTTTTCCTTCCTGACTGAAGATCTTTATGACGAAGTTCCTATCTACAAAGAACACCGTTTAATCTTCACAAAAGATACGAAATTTGGCAGTAGCGAAGACCATAGGTTTTCTATGCAGTTTGACGGTAAAGAATTTTGGGAATTCCGTGATACACTCAATCACACGGAACAGGAGGAAATCGATAAAATAATTGACGGGGCTGGTCACCACATTGGTGGATATGCTTTTTTTACTCAAAGTGATCCTCGGGATTATACTGAAGATAAAGAGAATGACCTTCTGCTTCTCCAAATCGATACGGATGATGAAATTATGTTCGGAGATTCAGGAGTAGCGCATTTGTTTATAAATCCAAAAGATCTTGCAAATAAAAAGTTTGATAAAGCATGGTTTTATTGGGATTGTTGTTAA
- a CDS encoding endonuclease/exonuclease/phosphatase family protein — protein sequence MKIATLNIDWARKKNPQKTAAFLNRFDFDFLILTEAVDLDLTRFPYKYLCASIPENTVYENLNYTDYLKGEKAFRTILYSKIPYSKKYSVTDDKTNLAVEFETAFGNIVFYCTIIGTWFNRQPFADNELRNTISDCKRIHAENPNLFIIGDFNTSFKKGEENLCISSKTTADLKELFLDLKLINVTSEIQNNIDHIVIPEAFTNQFFDTGIVVEKDLISDHQGIFISTDHKKNQ from the coding sequence TTGAAAATCGCCACCCTCAATATCGACTGGGCCAGAAAAAAGAACCCACAAAAAACGGCAGCATTCCTGAACCGGTTTGATTTTGACTTTCTGATTCTGACTGAAGCCGTGGATCTCGATCTTACCAGGTTTCCTTATAAATATCTCTGCGCATCCATCCCTGAAAATACAGTGTATGAAAATCTTAATTATACGGATTATCTGAAAGGCGAAAAAGCTTTCCGAACCATTTTATATTCTAAAATTCCTTATTCGAAAAAATATTCAGTAACGGATGATAAAACAAATCTTGCTGTAGAATTTGAAACTGCATTCGGAAACATCGTTTTCTACTGTACCATTATCGGGACATGGTTTAACCGCCAGCCCTTTGCAGATAACGAATTACGCAATACCATTTCAGATTGCAAAAGAATTCATGCGGAGAACCCTAATCTGTTTATTATTGGGGATTTCAATACTTCTTTTAAAAAGGGTGAAGAAAATCTATGCATCAGTTCTAAAACAACGGCAGATTTAAAAGAGCTGTTTCTTGATTTAAAATTAATAAATGTTACTTCGGAAATCCAGAATAATATTGATCATATCGTGATTCCTGAAGCTTTTACTAATCAGTTTTTCGATACCGGAATTGTCGTAGAGAAAGACTTGATCAGCGATCACCAGGGGATTTTTATTTCTACCGATCATAAAAAAAATCAGTAA
- a CDS encoding M4 family metallopeptidase: MKFILLSSVAVCSFTFGQYIPSRIVPAKDGLHAEFIRFEKERPVFQGSPVLFDEVSQKLSLANGRKMASEKDQLGYETHRFQQLINNIPVEYGMMAVQTLDGKIAGESGSWIIKVPKNLDKSAKISESIALQNALAFVGAESYKWQNKEEESFLKKESDNPQATFAPKGEIVYYSDPADENINNLKLAYKFDIYAEKPVSRQYVFVDARDGKVLGVDAIIHEANSPGTAVTAYSGTRSITADSYNGSYRLRETGRNGGTAVQTFNLQKGTNYSSAVDFTDADNSWNNVNSNKDQYATDAHWGAEMTVDYLYTKFGRKSIDNNHFAIKSYVHYSTNYFNAFWDGSRMTYGDGSSSTNGGKPLTALDVCGHEIAHGMTSKTANLAYQRESGALNEGFSDIFGNSIERWARPQQASWKLGEDFSYVIRDMANPNAYGQPDTYLGTYWKATTTSGCASPTQSNDYCGVHTNSGVLNFWYYLLVTGGSGTNDKSFAYNVTGIGLDKAAAIAYRTLTTYLSSSSTYQNARTYSLQAAADLYGAGSNEVTQVANAWNAVGVGGGTSAAGKTAVTDALLYTISPNPATDKFTVSFEGKAGSGSSGIGEPDR; this comes from the coding sequence ATGAAATTTATCTTACTATCAAGTGTTGCTGTATGCTCTTTTACTTTCGGGCAGTATATTCCATCCAGAATCGTTCCTGCTAAAGACGGGCTTCACGCAGAGTTTATCCGATTTGAAAAAGAGCGGCCCGTATTTCAGGGAAGTCCGGTTCTGTTTGATGAGGTTTCACAGAAATTGTCGTTGGCCAATGGCCGTAAGATGGCTTCTGAAAAAGATCAACTGGGATATGAAACCCACCGGTTTCAGCAGCTCATCAATAATATACCCGTAGAATATGGCATGATGGCTGTACAGACCCTGGATGGAAAAATTGCAGGAGAATCGGGAAGCTGGATTATTAAAGTGCCTAAAAATCTTGATAAGAGCGCTAAAATTTCCGAAAGCATCGCGTTACAGAATGCATTGGCATTTGTAGGTGCGGAATCGTACAAATGGCAAAATAAAGAAGAAGAATCTTTCCTTAAAAAAGAATCTGATAATCCACAGGCAACTTTTGCTCCCAAAGGTGAAATTGTTTATTATTCTGATCCTGCGGATGAAAACATAAATAATCTGAAGCTGGCTTATAAATTTGATATCTATGCTGAAAAACCGGTAAGCAGGCAATATGTTTTTGTAGATGCCAGAGACGGAAAAGTATTGGGAGTTGACGCGATTATCCATGAGGCGAATAGTCCGGGAACGGCTGTCACGGCTTACAGCGGAACCAGAAGCATCACGGCGGATTCTTATAACGGAAGTTACCGTTTAAGAGAAACCGGAAGAAACGGCGGTACAGCAGTGCAGACTTTTAATCTGCAGAAAGGGACCAACTATTCTTCTGCAGTGGATTTTACAGATGCGGATAACAGCTGGAACAACGTTAATTCCAATAAAGATCAATATGCTACCGATGCCCATTGGGGAGCGGAAATGACAGTGGATTATCTGTACACGAAATTCGGAAGAAAAAGTATCGATAACAATCATTTTGCTATAAAGTCATACGTTCATTATTCTACCAATTATTTTAATGCATTCTGGGATGGTTCCAGAATGACGTATGGTGACGGAAGTTCATCGACAAACGGAGGGAAACCATTGACAGCTCTTGATGTCTGCGGTCACGAGATTGCCCACGGAATGACCTCTAAAACAGCCAACCTTGCCTACCAGAGAGAATCTGGAGCATTGAATGAAGGATTTTCCGATATTTTTGGGAATTCAATAGAACGCTGGGCAAGACCCCAGCAGGCAAGCTGGAAATTAGGGGAAGATTTCAGCTATGTGATCCGGGATATGGCCAATCCTAATGCGTACGGCCAGCCGGATACCTATCTTGGAACTTACTGGAAAGCAACAACAACATCGGGTTGTGCCAGTCCTACACAATCAAACGACTATTGTGGAGTTCATACCAATTCAGGCGTTCTTAATTTCTGGTATTATTTATTGGTAACCGGAGGAAGCGGAACCAACGATAAGAGTTTTGCCTACAATGTGACAGGAATCGGCCTGGATAAAGCGGCAGCTATTGCGTACAGAACGCTTACCACTTATTTATCCTCTTCTTCTACCTATCAGAATGCCAGAACCTATTCTCTTCAGGCGGCAGCTGATCTGTATGGGGCAGGAAGTAATGAAGTTACACAGGTTGCCAATGCCTGGAACGCTGTAGGAGTAGGCGGCGGAACTTCTGCCGCAGGAAAAACTGCTGTTACCGATGCTTTGCTGTACACTATCAGTCCTAACCCGGCAACAGACAAATTCACCGTTTCATTTGAAGGGAAAGCAGGAAGCGGGAGTAGTGGAATTGGTGAGCCTGACCGGTAA
- a CDS encoding NifU family protein translates to MRTILIEPTENPKVMKFVADYNLIPGSLELDRDSDISELPIAQELFNYPFVERIFITANFVAIAKQDTVEWEHVAESLKNVIEDELLANPRIYLQKKKELYQIYAEMTPNPNVMKFVSNKLLLEGFVEVKSPEGAEGVPLAQAIFKEFDFAKEVFISDNFVAVTRDNSVEWHQVMMSVRALIAEYLQNGGEISNIEAQKHENPVEKIINRDYTDDEQKISDILNEYVAPAVENDGGKISLMEYDQDSKTARMLLQGACSGCPSSTATLKNGIENILKQFVPDLVERVEAVNG, encoded by the coding sequence ATGCGTACTATACTTATAGAGCCAACCGAAAACCCGAAAGTGATGAAATTTGTAGCGGATTACAACCTGATCCCGGGATCTTTGGAGTTGGACAGAGATTCAGATATTTCGGAACTTCCGATCGCACAGGAACTTTTCAATTATCCATTTGTAGAAAGAATTTTCATTACTGCCAATTTTGTGGCCATTGCCAAGCAGGATACGGTAGAATGGGAACATGTAGCAGAAAGCCTGAAAAACGTCATTGAAGACGAACTGCTGGCCAATCCGAGAATTTACCTTCAGAAGAAAAAAGAATTATACCAGATCTATGCGGAAATGACCCCGAATCCTAATGTGATGAAATTTGTTTCCAATAAATTACTGCTTGAAGGTTTCGTAGAGGTAAAATCTCCAGAAGGTGCGGAGGGTGTTCCACTGGCGCAGGCGATATTTAAAGAATTTGATTTTGCCAAGGAAGTTTTTATTTCGGATAATTTCGTTGCTGTAACGAGAGATAACTCCGTAGAGTGGCACCAGGTAATGATGTCGGTTCGTGCATTGATCGCAGAATACCTTCAGAATGGCGGAGAAATTTCCAATATCGAAGCGCAAAAACATGAAAACCCGGTGGAAAAGATCATCAACAGGGATTATACCGACGATGAGCAGAAAATTTCCGACATTTTAAATGAATATGTGGCTCCGGCGGTAGAAAACGATGGTGGAAAAATTTCATTAATGGAATATGATCAGGACAGCAAAACAGCAAGAATGCTTTTACAAGGTGCCTGTTCCGGATGCCCGAGCTCTACGGCTACTCTTAAAAACGGGATTGAAAACATCTTAAAACAATTTGTACCGGATCTTGTAGAAAGAGTGGAAGCCGTAAACGGATAA